From one Candidatus Omnitrophota bacterium genomic stretch:
- a CDS encoding NifB/NifX family molybdenum-iron cluster-binding protein encodes MRICVPTEDKEGLDGKVHGHFGSAKYFTIYDTEKKTLNVIDNTNAHHSHGTCHPIGVLGTASIDAVVCQGMGARAVQKLNESNIKAYQASGDTVADVVKKYERKELAEITPQNACAQHGCH; translated from the coding sequence ATGAGAATTTGTGTACCGACAGAGGATAAAGAGGGGCTGGATGGCAAAGTTCACGGCCATTTCGGAAGCGCTAAATATTTTACCATTTACGATACCGAGAAGAAGACGCTGAACGTTATCGATAATACGAATGCTCACCATTCTCACGGCACATGCCATCCCATCGGAGTTTTGGGGACCGCTTCGATAGATGCGGTCGTCTGCCAGGGGATGGGCGCGAGGGCCGTCCAGAAGCTGAATGAATCCAATATCAAGGCATATCAGGCGTCCGGAGATACGGTGGCTGATGTAGTCAAAAAATACGAGCGCAAGGAATTGGCGGAGATAACCCCCCAGAACGCCTGCGCGCAGCATGGTTGTCATTGA
- a CDS encoding choloylglycine hydrolase family protein, with the protein MARIFRIISLFTVLFLAPASLLEACTSIRVKTADGYVFYARTMEGEVSFRSNVCIIPKGTAYQGTLPDGSQNGLLWTAKYGIVGMNTFGLPVISDGMNEAGLAAGNLLFPGFVQYQAFDPAKSAETIAQYEVVTWILSNFATVDEVKEAVKDIRICSGPEAKTGTLELHYAVHDAAGGSIVIEHVKGELRVYDNPLGVMTNSPPFDWHMINLRNYVNISATNVRPFTIAGLKESGLGQGTGMLGLPGDYTPPSRFVRMVALVHSALPVDGPDAGLNQAMTIINNVDIPVGSVRDPGGKEVAYDRTQWVVVSDLGRKRFYFHTYANKDWRMVDLAAALAKAKGIMTIQLEVPPKYSDVTSDARDYGAIPPDYFPAGKP; encoded by the coding sequence ATGGCAAGAATATTCAGAATAATATCTCTCTTTACGGTGCTCTTCCTTGCGCCGGCGTCTCTCCTCGAGGCCTGCACCAGTATCAGGGTGAAGACGGCTGACGGATACGTCTTTTATGCGCGGACCATGGAGGGCGAGGTATCGTTCAGGTCCAACGTCTGTATCATACCTAAAGGGACCGCCTACCAGGGAACGCTCCCGGACGGCTCCCAGAATGGCCTTCTATGGACGGCCAAGTACGGGATCGTCGGGATGAACACATTTGGCCTGCCCGTGATAAGCGACGGCATGAACGAGGCGGGCCTGGCCGCAGGGAACCTGCTCTTTCCCGGGTTTGTCCAATACCAGGCGTTCGACCCGGCGAAGTCGGCAGAGACGATAGCGCAGTATGAAGTCGTGACATGGATATTGTCGAACTTCGCCACGGTCGATGAGGTGAAGGAAGCGGTAAAGGACATCCGTATATGCTCCGGGCCCGAGGCTAAGACCGGCACGCTGGAACTCCATTATGCGGTGCATGACGCCGCCGGCGGATCCATAGTTATAGAGCATGTGAAGGGCGAGCTCAGGGTGTATGATAATCCGCTGGGCGTCATGACCAACTCCCCGCCGTTCGATTGGCACATGATAAATTTAAGGAACTATGTCAATATCTCAGCGACGAACGTGCGCCCGTTCACGATCGCCGGGCTGAAGGAATCGGGGCTCGGACAGGGGACCGGCATGCTGGGCCTGCCCGGGGACTACACGCCGCCCTCCCGCTTCGTCCGTATGGTCGCGCTCGTCCATTCGGCCCTGCCGGTTGACGGCCCCGACGCCGGGTTGAACCAGGCGATGACGATAATCAACAACGTCGATATCCCCGTCGGCTCCGTCCGCGACCCGGGCGGTAAAGAAGTCGCCTACGACCGTACCCAGTGGGTGGTAGTCTCTGACCTGGGCAGGAAGAGGTTCTATTTTCATACGTATGCCAATAAGGACTGGCGGATGGTGGACCTTGCGGCAGCGCTCGCTAAGGCCAAAGGCATCATGACGATACAGTTGGAGGTGCCGCCCAAATACTCGGACGTGACATCCGATGCCAGGGATTATGGCGCTATCCCGCCGGATTATTTCCCGGCAGGCAAGCCTTAA
- a CDS encoding PHB depolymerase family esterase has product MKKKYLVLMAALLSVTLTSSGFAFRMRRPEYRLKTGIPLVPIKELKGASAQGSISPYGAGNYVRRLKAGGLDRFYEVHVPRSYSRDRATPVVLVFHGGGGNPTAIRWQTDMDRVADRNDFIVVYPAGTGLLKKFALTFNASGCCGWAWQNNVDDVAFVRALLDDVSTFFNVDPKRVFATGYSNGSQLTYLIACKLSDRIAAIAPNAAPMTLRNDRTPGRPVSVMHFHGLKDRNVPFGGGKGAQDVATTQYDHMPVQECIDFWVSNNGCPAAPAKEWRKGRATFTEYGPGREGTEVVLVKIEDGGHSWPGGDYSSEKEETTLGPINRDINASELMWQFFEKHPMR; this is encoded by the coding sequence GTGAAGAAAAAATATCTGGTCTTGATGGCAGCCCTCTTGTCGGTCACCCTGACGTCCTCCGGGTTTGCCTTCCGTATGAGGCGTCCGGAATACCGCCTGAAGACCGGCATCCCGCTCGTACCCATCAAGGAGCTTAAAGGCGCATCCGCCCAGGGCTCGATATCGCCGTACGGCGCCGGGAATTATGTCAGGCGCCTAAAGGCCGGAGGCCTTGACCGTTTTTACGAGGTCCATGTGCCGCGCAGTTATTCCAGGGACCGCGCCACGCCGGTCGTCCTCGTCTTCCACGGCGGCGGGGGGAACCCCACCGCGATCAGGTGGCAGACGGATATGGACCGGGTCGCCGACAGGAATGACTTCATAGTCGTATATCCGGCGGGCACGGGCCTTCTCAAGAAGTTCGCCCTGACCTTCAACGCTTCGGGGTGCTGCGGTTGGGCCTGGCAGAACAATGTGGATGATGTTGCGTTCGTTCGGGCCCTGCTCGATGACGTCTCGACCTTTTTCAATGTCGACCCTAAGCGCGTCTTCGCGACCGGCTATTCTAACGGCTCGCAGCTCACATATCTCATCGCCTGTAAGCTCTCGGACCGCATCGCCGCCATAGCGCCCAACGCCGCGCCGATGACGCTGCGGAACGACCGCACGCCCGGCAGGCCGGTCTCTGTCATGCATTTCCACGGCCTGAAGGACCGCAATGTGCCTTTCGGGGGAGGGAAGGGCGCCCAGGACGTTGCAACGACCCAGTATGACCACATGCCGGTGCAGGAGTGCATAGATTTCTGGGTCTCCAATAACGGGTGCCCGGCCGCGCCGGCCAAAGAATGGCGTAAAGGGCGGGCCACCTTCACGGAATACGGCCCGGGCAGGGAGGGGACAGAGGTGGTGTTGGTCAAGATTGAAGACGGGGGGCACAGCTGGCCGGGCGGGGATTATTCCAGCGAAAAGGAAGAGACGACGCTCGGGCCCATAAACAGGGATATAAACGCGTCGGAACTGATGTGGCAATTTTTCGAGAAGCACCCGATGCGATGA
- a CDS encoding 4-alpha-glucanotransferase, with product MASAIVFLFLISDLSWAVPNALSPLVGNPDTYAGLEQEMQRRYDLHNDKSIDPFIRSHIDSIYSLTGTIDPDHDFAAERKAARRALEEALAKSGAEDLLDRLESKIKVFNKATGKIETGARIQLLLLKNGERFPVFEGEEARGHASNKYLTVFVREGELSDIPSIVGRIFHEIRARSHRPDQELREFERINRDIELEVKKNGLISDPVLRKEFARLDFPEDIDIIHRDYMTAGGDESRKIAGPSRQVRDPALLIRHPSLVRPGEKITIRVTDPGPSSEVPVLHAMLDGWTAILSKEVLGDLSPEQVEKASWNRDGSVDIPLIRAADGSGYEISLRAPLSGRIDFVILRDGKGISGHDHAIHVTSAPAVQAFSTTAEALDWLEKYAGDAVTDVIRPYMGGRNSELLRPARDVARWMRTSNYMGLSYPAMVSWRNGPDSTTACGLLISETVQNAYSAFSGESGLVYHSTNIKSALSIIRHGFYGIPGMSTFDIDPRGNVFPSGVGVKLAMRVPDRRLAFSVSREWLHPRFTTEGTGARLPEELRVSWFSQPTAENSMERQMEVAERSGFLTHIPVTIDVEETLRINAIQVKQKKLDRADYASLVKTLKPGTAAALAGRAPAAGWWSEKVRGGILCPLFSGRRQGDQGIGDLKWLDDFIDFMANQNADMLVLLPTTQINPGESCPYVSISLFANNAIGYLPLDEMIPARKLKGYIKAFLEENREFTRERIDSARSADKIDYALVMPLKEYCLRREFEEIYPGIARGDDRGFNAYAEENRDWLENYAIFHSLLKHNGGKPWWEWDSKYKDRDAETLKTYVRKNRKEVLFYQYLQWLYYSRWQKSRAHAREKGKFIIGDVPIYPAPNSADLWANQDIFDMTKNAGAPPEPIGPEGQNWGTHPYRWDEQYDRVLKFWEVRIRYMAQFYDGLRVDHLLGLCSEWLIDIGRHATTGQFYPASPEEGAARGEKILRHLARAAEEENTLLIGEDIGDRPEIIRDMLDGLSLELSNLYLYNPVGWRQKHMAARPHVMVVEATHDTEGTFAERYSEFSDTDRAQVSDFLNAHGVRAISETPDGIQEQVLEAMREEGFYCFTLQTLLGKRDARVNKPGTVGPHNWTWRSPEVESLLKLKDLGYFSEAQKRGDKPATPGTATGAVMVPGEFTPDIRNALTMRDTVIPEREKADHGTYYTVRYNKTKIPQGSPAEALLKVYVEEFLSIAMPGEDRFKLIGSDREDLGIIWVECYKDPGRDRKIGEGHVDIGEDIDGRVLRIPGMMNMAIVASHIPIGTSPDEIMSEYDDILSFIRMQYREMTGGTLTDDKILEWISKDPGKGLSITLPHAGHIPTEERQEYYERVTVQLQQAA from the coding sequence ATGGCTTCAGCTATCGTCTTCCTCTTTTTGATCAGCGACCTCTCCTGGGCCGTTCCGAATGCCCTCTCGCCGCTCGTCGGCAATCCCGATACTTATGCCGGTTTGGAGCAGGAGATGCAGAGAAGGTATGACCTGCATAATGATAAGTCGATAGACCCGTTCATCAGATCTCATATCGACAGCATATACTCACTCACAGGAACTATCGACCCGGATCATGACTTCGCGGCAGAGAGGAAAGCCGCCAGAAGAGCTCTAGAGGAAGCCCTGGCGAAGAGCGGCGCCGAAGATCTGCTGGATAGGTTAGAGAGCAAGATAAAAGTATTTAATAAAGCGACGGGCAAAATAGAGACCGGGGCCCGGATCCAGCTTCTTCTCCTGAAGAACGGTGAAAGGTTCCCCGTCTTCGAAGGGGAAGAGGCGAGGGGACATGCCTCAAATAAATATCTGACCGTATTCGTAAGAGAAGGCGAACTATCGGACATCCCGTCCATAGTAGGCAGGATATTCCACGAGATAAGGGCGAGATCCCACAGGCCCGACCAGGAGCTGAGAGAGTTTGAAAGGATCAACCGGGATATAGAGCTGGAAGTAAAGAAGAACGGGTTGATCTCAGACCCCGTGCTAAGGAAAGAATTTGCACGCCTCGACTTCCCCGAAGACATCGATATCATCCACAGAGATTATATGACGGCCGGCGGAGATGAGAGCAGGAAGATCGCCGGCCCATCCCGGCAAGTGCGGGATCCGGCCCTGTTGATCCGGCATCCTTCACTGGTCCGCCCCGGAGAGAAGATAACTATCCGGGTGACGGATCCCGGCCCATCATCCGAAGTACCGGTCTTACATGCCATGCTGGACGGTTGGACCGCCATTTTGAGTAAAGAAGTGCTGGGGGACCTCTCTCCGGAACAGGTAGAGAAGGCGTCCTGGAACAGAGACGGCAGCGTGGATATCCCGCTTATACGCGCGGCGGATGGTTCAGGCTATGAAATCTCGTTACGCGCTCCTCTGTCCGGCAGGATCGATTTTGTCATTTTACGGGACGGTAAGGGCATTTCGGGACACGATCACGCCATCCATGTAACTTCCGCCCCGGCGGTCCAGGCCTTTTCGACGACCGCAGAGGCCCTGGATTGGCTTGAGAAGTACGCGGGAGATGCCGTTACGGATGTCATCAGGCCTTATATGGGAGGACGCAATTCGGAACTCTTGCGGCCGGCCAGGGATGTGGCGCGCTGGATGAGGACCAGCAATTATATGGGCCTGTCATATCCTGCCATGGTCAGCTGGAGGAACGGGCCTGATTCTACAACGGCGTGCGGCCTCCTGATCAGCGAAACGGTCCAGAACGCATATTCTGCATTTTCCGGAGAGAGCGGGCTGGTGTATCACAGCACCAATATCAAAAGCGCCCTTTCTATCATCCGGCATGGTTTTTACGGCATCCCAGGCATGTCGACTTTTGATATCGATCCCCGGGGCAATGTATTTCCTTCCGGTGTAGGCGTGAAGCTCGCAATGCGGGTGCCGGACCGGCGCCTTGCCTTCAGCGTATCCAGGGAATGGCTGCATCCCCGCTTTACGACCGAAGGGACCGGGGCAAGACTTCCGGAAGAGCTGCGGGTCTCATGGTTCAGCCAACCTACCGCGGAAAACAGCATGGAGCGGCAGATGGAGGTGGCAGAGCGGTCAGGGTTTTTAACGCATATCCCCGTCACTATCGATGTCGAAGAGACACTGCGCATTAACGCAATACAGGTGAAACAGAAAAAATTGGATCGGGCCGATTACGCATCGCTGGTCAAGACCCTGAAGCCCGGGACGGCAGCTGCCCTTGCCGGCAGGGCGCCCGCAGCCGGATGGTGGTCGGAAAAGGTACGGGGCGGCATACTTTGCCCGCTCTTCTCAGGCAGGCGGCAGGGTGACCAGGGGATAGGCGACCTGAAATGGCTTGACGACTTTATCGATTTTATGGCAAACCAGAACGCCGATATGCTGGTGCTGCTCCCGACAACGCAGATAAACCCGGGCGAATCATGCCCGTATGTCAGCATAAGCCTATTTGCCAATAATGCCATAGGCTACCTGCCTCTCGATGAAATGATACCTGCCCGGAAGCTTAAGGGTTATATCAAGGCGTTCCTGGAAGAGAACAGGGAATTCACCAGGGAGAGGATAGATTCCGCGCGATCCGCGGATAAGATAGATTACGCGCTCGTCATGCCGCTTAAGGAATATTGCCTGCGCCGGGAGTTCGAAGAGATATATCCGGGCATCGCCCGGGGAGACGACCGGGGATTCAACGCTTACGCAGAGGAGAATAGGGACTGGCTGGAAAATTATGCGATCTTCCATTCATTATTGAAACATAACGGCGGGAAGCCGTGGTGGGAATGGGATAGTAAATATAAGGATAGGGATGCCGAAACACTTAAGACATATGTCCGGAAGAACAGGAAAGAGGTGCTCTTCTACCAGTATCTCCAGTGGCTCTATTACTCGCGCTGGCAGAAGTCCCGTGCGCATGCCCGCGAAAAGGGGAAGTTTATCATAGGCGATGTGCCGATATATCCTGCGCCTAACAGCGCGGACCTGTGGGCTAACCAGGATATCTTCGATATGACCAAGAACGCGGGCGCGCCTCCCGAGCCGATAGGCCCCGAGGGACAGAACTGGGGGACGCACCCGTATAGATGGGATGAACAATATGACAGGGTGCTGAAATTCTGGGAAGTGCGCATCAGGTATATGGCGCAATTCTATGACGGCCTGAGAGTGGACCACCTGCTCGGCCTCTGTTCGGAATGGCTTATCGACATCGGCCGGCACGCCACCACGGGCCAATTTTATCCCGCCTCTCCGGAGGAAGGCGCTGCCAGGGGTGAAAAGATCCTGCGTCACCTGGCAAGAGCGGCCGAAGAGGAGAATACGCTCCTCATCGGAGAGGATATAGGCGACCGGCCCGAGATCATAAGAGATATGCTCGACGGCCTCTCACTGGAGCTGTCGAACCTGTATCTGTATAATCCCGTCGGCTGGCGGCAGAAACATATGGCAGCCCGCCCCCATGTCATGGTCGTGGAGGCGACGCACGATACGGAGGGTACGTTCGCGGAGCGCTATTCCGAATTCAGCGATACGGACCGCGCCCAGGTAAGCGACTTTTTGAATGCGCATGGTGTCCGGGCCATTTCCGAAACCCCGGACGGTATCCAGGAACAGGTCCTCGAGGCGATGAGGGAGGAAGGATTTTATTGCTTTACGCTGCAGACATTATTGGGTAAAAGGGATGCGCGGGTAAATAAGCCGGGCACCGTGGGGCCGCATAATTGGACATGGCGCTCGCCGGAAGTGGAGTCGCTTTTAAAGTTAAAGGACCTCGGTTATTTTTCTGAGGCACAGAAGAGAGGAGATAAGCCGGCCACGCCCGGGACGGCCACCGGCGCCGTTATGGTGCCGGGAGAGTTCACCCCTGATATCAGGAACGCCTTGACCATGCGGGATACAGTGATCCCGGAACGGGAGAAGGCAGACCACGGCACCTACTACACCGTGCGCTATAATAAGACGAAGATACCCCAGGGTTCTCCTGCCGAAGCGCTGCTCAAGGTATATGTCGAAGAGTTCTTATCCATAGCCATGCCCGGCGAGGACAGGTTTAAGTTGATAGGTTCGGATAGAGAGGACCTGGGCATCATATGGGTGGAATGCTATAAAGATCCGGGAAGAGACCGTAAGATAGGGGAAGGCCACGTGGATATCGGTGAAGATATAGACGGCAGGGTATTGAGGATACCCGGCATGATGAATATGGCCATCGTCGCTTCCCACATACCCATAGGCACATCTCCCGACGAGATCATGAGCGAATACGACGATATCCTCTCGTTCATCAGGATGCAGTACAGGGAGATGACGGGAGGTACTCTTACGGACGATAAAATACTGGAGTGGATATCGAAAGATCCGGGTAAGGGCCTCAGTATAACGTTACCGCACGCAGGGCATATACCCACGGAAGAGCGTCAGGAATATTACGAACGCGTCACCGTCCAATTACAACAGGCCGCGTAA
- a CDS encoding class I SAM-dependent methyltransferase has product MDPVIKQDRDRLRSFKKYGYDIPKARSYVIAKAGLNKCGSMLEVGTGRGHMAVALAQKGFKLISIDLDRKASEAAKIHLKAIKRGKSVILKIMDAERLRYDDNHFDQVISVNFIHHARDPIKCIKEMIRVTRKRLVIADINKRGERIMEKVHRSDGHSHAPSKISQEGTEALLKNAGMKVVVHRDICQTVLVATKGVSR; this is encoded by the coding sequence ATGGATCCTGTGATAAAGCAAGACCGTGATAGATTAAGATCATTCAAGAAATACGGTTATGATATACCAAAGGCCAGGAGTTACGTTATTGCGAAAGCCGGGCTTAACAAATGCGGCAGCATGCTAGAGGTCGGCACAGGCCGCGGTCATATGGCGGTGGCATTAGCACAAAAGGGTTTTAAGCTCATTTCCATTGACCTGGATAGAAAGGCCAGTGAAGCCGCAAAGATACATCTCAAAGCGATCAAGCGCGGCAAATCCGTGATCCTGAAGATAATGGATGCAGAAAGGCTGCGATATGACGATAATCATTTCGACCAGGTGATCTCCGTTAATTTTATTCATCATGCCAGGGACCCTATAAAGTGTATAAAAGAGATGATAAGGGTTACCCGGAAGAGACTTGTCATAGCCGATATAAATAAGAGAGGAGAGCGGATCATGGAGAAGGTGCACAGATCGGACGGCCATAGCCATGCGCCCTCCAAAATATCACAGGAAGGAACGGAGGCATTATTGAAGAACGCGGGTATGAAAGTTGTTGTTCACAGAGATATCTGCCAGACCGTTTTAGTAGCTACGAAAGGAGTGTCAAGATGA
- a CDS encoding glycoside hydrolase family 5 protein, giving the protein MPRKMPFLKVDGRCIVDESGKPVILKGVALGGWLMMEGYMLCGRGIPERAFKRELARALGKEAMEDFTRSFRDIFVREDDISAIKSWGANCIRVPFNYRVVEFEDRAYSLDEEGLRYLDRVVEWCGENSIYCILDMHAAPGAQNPDWHADPGDKPEFFTSDINKDRYYRLWHFLADRYKDESAVAGYDVLNEPVVGFHEEHLVKDVYEKVTKEIRDADRRHIIFLEGNFWGQRIGFLGRPKDANTAYSIHAYPPPEYTFNWETDLQYPGRVHKLMWNKGKFEFLAKQYADFIEDACVPLYVGEFGINWRGGSFGELDWLKDILDVFRKYKLHWTYWTYKTVANPVFPDGIYRYTQNPDWVNRKGPVTGWENFYSLWCREKGRIMSSWHTENFALNNKLLSVLKDYF; this is encoded by the coding sequence ATGCCGCGTAAGATGCCGTTCTTGAAAGTGGACGGGCGCTGTATAGTCGATGAGTCGGGGAAGCCGGTCATCCTGAAGGGCGTAGCCCTCGGCGGGTGGCTCATGATGGAAGGGTATATGTTATGCGGCAGGGGTATACCCGAAAGGGCATTCAAGAGGGAACTGGCCAGGGCGCTTGGCAAAGAGGCGATGGAGGATTTCACCCGCTCATTCAGGGATATCTTCGTCCGCGAAGATGATATAAGCGCCATAAAGAGCTGGGGCGCGAACTGCATCAGGGTCCCGTTCAATTACAGGGTCGTTGAGTTCGAGGACAGGGCATACAGCCTGGACGAAGAAGGGCTCCGTTACCTCGACAGGGTGGTGGAGTGGTGCGGGGAGAATTCCATATACTGCATACTTGATATGCACGCCGCCCCCGGCGCCCAGAACCCCGATTGGCACGCCGACCCGGGTGATAAGCCGGAGTTCTTCACCAGCGATATCAATAAGGACCGCTACTACCGGCTCTGGCACTTCCTGGCAGACCGCTATAAGGACGAGAGCGCCGTGGCCGGATACGACGTATTGAACGAGCCGGTCGTCGGCTTTCACGAAGAGCACCTCGTAAAGGACGTCTACGAGAAGGTGACGAAGGAGATAAGGGACGCGGACAGGAGGCATATCATATTCCTCGAGGGGAATTTCTGGGGGCAGCGGATCGGTTTTTTAGGAAGGCCGAAAGACGCGAATACCGCGTACAGCATCCATGCCTACCCGCCTCCCGAATATACATTCAACTGGGAGACGGACCTGCAATATCCGGGGCGCGTCCATAAGCTCATGTGGAATAAGGGTAAGTTCGAATTCCTGGCCAAACAGTACGCGGACTTCATCGAAGACGCCTGTGTCCCGCTGTATGTGGGAGAGTTCGGCATCAACTGGCGCGGCGGATCTTTCGGCGAACTGGACTGGTTGAAAGATATCCTCGATGTCTTCAGGAAATACAAGCTGCACTGGACGTACTGGACATATAAGACGGTCGCGAATCCCGTATTCCCGGACGGTATCTACCGGTATACGCAGAACCCTGACTGGGTCAATCGCAAGGGGCCGGTGACCGGCTGGGAGAACTTCTATTCTCTCTGGTGCAGGGAGAAGGGCAGGATAATGTCATCCTGGCATACGGAGAACTTCGCGCTTAACAATAAGTTACTGTCGGTCTTAAAAGATTATTTTTAA
- a CDS encoding CxxC-x17-CxxC domain-containing protein: MKKRSKDKGLSEPPRIDPDMAGLINRVLQQLVVLDRKIDTLISRSSQGQGETKPFPKPFQQPGQTYGHGERRQDNNYRERVMHKAICADCKKECEVPFRPSGERPVYCKECFSKRKAGGPFKGRPDVRPSGPAVPQAAHFDKPHGAAKRRPAEKKRPAARRRKAR, encoded by the coding sequence ATGAAAAAGCGTTCTAAAGATAAGGGCCTTTCGGAGCCGCCGCGCATCGATCCCGACATGGCAGGTTTGATCAACAGGGTATTACAGCAACTGGTCGTCCTCGACAGGAAGATAGATACCCTGATCAGCAGGTCTTCACAGGGCCAGGGCGAGACGAAGCCTTTCCCGAAACCTTTCCAGCAACCCGGCCAGACGTACGGCCACGGCGAAAGAAGGCAGGATAATAATTACAGGGAAAGGGTGATGCATAAGGCGATCTGCGCCGACTGTAAAAAAGAATGTGAAGTCCCTTTCAGGCCCAGCGGCGAACGCCCGGTATATTGCAAGGAATGTTTTTCGAAGCGTAAGGCCGGCGGCCCGTTCAAAGGGAGGCCCGACGTCAGGCCCTCGGGGCCGGCCGTTCCGCAAGCGGCACATTTCGATAAACCGCATGGTGCTGCAAAGAGGAGGCCCGCCGAGAAGAAGAGGCCGGCCGCCAGGCGGCGGAAGGCGCGGTAG
- a CDS encoding DUF134 domain-containing protein — translation MPRPCRCRRIRCKPDADYFKPRGIPLDALEEVNLTLDELEAMRLADLAGLYQEDAARKMNISRQTFGNIINSAHKKIADVLLNAKALKIEGGIVERVG, via the coding sequence ATGCCAAGACCGTGCAGGTGCAGGCGTATACGTTGTAAGCCGGATGCCGATTATTTTAAACCTCGGGGCATCCCATTGGATGCGCTGGAAGAGGTGAATCTCACTCTTGATGAATTGGAGGCGATGAGACTTGCCGATCTCGCGGGGTTATATCAGGAGGATGCCGCCAGGAAGATGAACATATCCAGGCAGACGTTCGGCAATATTATCAATTCTGCGCATAAAAAAATCGCCGATGTCTTGCTTAACGCCAAGGCGCTGAAAATAGAAGGCGGGATCGTTGAAAGGGTGGGTTGA
- a CDS encoding M42 family metallopeptidase yields MDQLLKTIIEAAGISGYEKEIADIMYKELKKSCDEVKLDNFGNVIAKKGKGRKKIMIAAHMDEIGLMVKHITKEGYLHFIKVGGIDDRVLPAQRVVIKSKKGDRLGIIGTKPPHLLKEEEKKSAMKYEEMFIDIGCKSREEAKKTVEVGDIAVFEPNSGVLNGKLYYGKAIDDRIGCYALIKIMEKLKVDAEIYAVATGQEEVGLKGARTAAFNVSPDYAIVIDTTMTGDTPQITERESSMKLGEGVAITIIEASGRGVIVNEKMKDLLTDTAGKNKIKYQVGITEGGMTDGAIIYMNKEGVPTGVLSIPTRYIHSPTGVFNIDDVDAAAKLAIKAIERLAGSPS; encoded by the coding sequence ATGGACCAATTATTGAAGACGATAATCGAAGCCGCGGGTATATCCGGTTATGAGAAAGAGATCGCGGACATCATGTACAAAGAGCTTAAGAAGTCGTGCGATGAGGTGAAGCTGGATAACTTCGGCAACGTCATCGCCAAGAAGGGGAAAGGCAGGAAGAAGATCATGATCGCCGCGCACATGGACGAGATCGGCCTCATGGTGAAGCATATAACGAAGGAGGGGTATCTCCACTTCATCAAAGTCGGCGGCATCGATGACAGGGTCCTCCCGGCCCAGAGGGTCGTGATAAAGTCAAAAAAAGGCGATCGTCTCGGTATCATAGGGACGAAGCCGCCCCATCTGCTCAAGGAAGAAGAGAAGAAGAGCGCGATGAAATACGAAGAGATGTTCATAGATATCGGCTGTAAGAGCAGGGAAGAGGCAAAGAAGACGGTCGAGGTGGGCGACATCGCGGTCTTCGAGCCGAATTCCGGCGTCCTGAACGGCAAACTCTATTACGGGAAGGCGATAGACGACAGGATCGGATGCTATGCGCTCATCAAGATAATGGAGAAGCTAAAGGTGGATGCCGAGATATATGCGGTGGCCACCGGCCAGGAAGAGGTAGGTTTGAAGGGCGCGCGCACCGCTGCATTCAACGTGAGCCCGGACTACGCCATCGTCATAGATACGACCATGACCGGCGATACGCCCCAGATAACCGAGCGCGAATCTTCGATGAAACTGGGCGAAGGCGTCGCGATCACGATCATAGAAGCGTCGGGGAGAGGCGTGATAGTCAACGAAAAGATGAAAGACCTCCTGACGGATACAGCCGGGAAGAATAAGATCAAGTACCAGGTCGGTATCACCGAAGGCGGCATGACAGACGGCGCGATCATCTACATGAACAAAGAAGGGGTGCCGACGGGCGTATTGAGCATACCCACGCGTTATATCCATTCACCTACAGGCGTCTTCAATATCGATGATGTGGACGCCGCCGCAAAGTTGGCCATAAAGGCGATAGAACGCCTGGCCGGGTCCCCCTCGTGA